In one Nicotiana sylvestris chromosome 8, ASM39365v2, whole genome shotgun sequence genomic region, the following are encoded:
- the LOC138875541 gene encoding uncharacterized protein: protein MDTLLPNCPLFVFDGKNNFETWYQQMKKFLKTIELWSTIDEGFEELLEGTPLTGDATMQLEKKRYLDYKARYYLAIKVKLHVYKKCLHAKSSKEAWKILVKSYRKVAYIKKEKLQEFRSQFELARMRPTESIKEFFTRIEEIVDGLRTNGEVLEKLDDLKGKLVTYERSLNQQKDETLEDASQEKGYQSNKKEDTLKMKKINQEGQNSEIEEKRREGACNFCCDRNYIECKGKSNNIQIDLSKIHSIVKKEDLVGRDVRPKEVGVSPEKVFDGIEDESNNERSKMVHHEKFSNDLSKFETK from the exons ATGGATACTCTATTACCTAATTGTCCTCTTTTTGTGTTTGATggcaaaaataattttgaaacttGGTATCAGCAGATGAAGAAATTTTTGAAGACTATTGAATTATGGTCCACCATTGATGAAGGATTTGAGGAACTCCTAGAAGGCACGCCGTTGACGGGTGATGCAACTATGCAATTGGAGAAGAAGAGATATTTAGATTATAAGGCACGCTACTATCTCGCCATTAAGGTTAAATTGCATGTATATAAAAAATGTTTGCATGCAAAGTCATCAAAGGAGGCTTGGAAAATCTTGGTAAAGTCATATCGAAAAGTTGCATATATAAAGAAGGAGAAACTGCAAGAGTTTAGGAGTCAATTTGAGTTGGCTCGTATGAGACCAACAGAATCTATCAAAGAATTTTTTAcaagaattgaagaaatagtcGATGGTCTAAGGACCAATGGAGAAGTGTTGGAAAA ACTTGACGATTTAAAAGGTAAATTGGTGACATATGAGAGATCACTAAATCAACAAAAAGATGAGACATTGGAGGATGCGTCACAAGAAAAGGGTTATCAATCAAACAAAAAAGAAGACACATTAAAGATGAAGAAAATAAATCAAGAAGGCCAAAATTCAGAAAtagaagagaaaagaagagaaggtGCATGCAATTTTTGTTGTGATAGAAATTATATTGAATGCAAAGGAAAGTCAAATAATATTCAAATtgatctttcaaaaattcattcaatTGTTAAAAAGGAAGATTTGGTTGGAAGGGACGTTCGTCCAAAGGAGGTTGGTGTTTCACCAGAAAAAGTATTTGATGGTATTGAAGATGAATCTAATAATGAAAGAAGCAAGATGGTTCATCACGAGAAATTTTCTAACGATCTATCCAAGTTTGAGACAAAATAA